One part of the Candidatus Methylomirabilis tolerans genome encodes these proteins:
- a CDS encoding acyl-CoA carboxylase subunit beta has product MANEPHKDKLEELRLRREAATQGGGHERIERHHQSGKLTARERIDLLLDPGSFTELDAFVTHQCHDFDMDQQRIPGDGVVIGYGTIDGRQVYIFAQDFTVFGGSLSGAHAAKICKAMDLAMKMGAPIIGLSDSGGARIQEGVVSLAGYADLFLRNTLASGVIPQIAAIMGPCAGGAVYSPALMDFVFMVRHTSHMFVTGPDVIKTVLHEEVSFEELGGAMTHNATSGVAHFAVDSEQECLASIRELLSYLPQNNLEDPPRCESMDDPERQEDALNALVPDSPNRPYDMKELIRMVVDDGEFLEVQEHFAQNMVVGFGRLGGQSVGFVANQPIALAGCLDVGSSVKAARFIRFCDAFNIPIITLEDVPGYLPGTAQEHGGIIKHGAKLLYAYGEATVPKITIIVRKAYGGAYCVMGSKHMRADINFAYPTAEIAVMGPEGAVNILHKRKIAEEVDVASFRAEKVAEFRDKFANPYIAAERGYIDEVIEPKETRPKLIRALRSLRTKRETNPPKKHGNIPL; this is encoded by the coding sequence ATGGCGAATGAGCCCCATAAGGACAAACTGGAAGAGCTGCGCCTCCGACGCGAGGCCGCTACGCAAGGGGGCGGGCACGAGCGCATCGAACGACATCATCAGTCAGGGAAGCTGACGGCACGCGAACGAATCGACCTGCTCCTTGATCCGGGGAGCTTTACCGAGCTGGATGCCTTCGTCACCCATCAGTGCCACGACTTTGACATGGATCAGCAACGGATCCCCGGCGACGGGGTCGTCATCGGATACGGGACGATCGACGGGCGGCAGGTCTACATCTTCGCCCAGGATTTTACCGTCTTCGGCGGCAGCCTGAGCGGGGCCCACGCCGCCAAGATCTGCAAGGCGATGGATCTGGCCATGAAAATGGGCGCCCCCATCATCGGCCTGAGCGATTCGGGCGGGGCCAGAATTCAGGAGGGAGTCGTCTCACTGGCGGGGTATGCCGATCTCTTCCTCCGCAATACGTTGGCCTCAGGGGTGATCCCACAGATCGCGGCCATTATGGGGCCGTGCGCCGGTGGTGCGGTCTATTCCCCGGCCTTGATGGATTTTGTTTTTATGGTACGCCACACCAGCCACATGTTTGTGACAGGACCTGACGTGATCAAGACCGTTCTGCACGAGGAGGTAAGCTTCGAGGAGTTGGGTGGCGCCATGACCCATAATGCGACGTCCGGTGTTGCCCACTTTGCCGTCGATTCGGAGCAGGAGTGCCTGGCATCGATCAGGGAACTCCTTTCGTACCTTCCCCAGAATAACCTGGAAGATCCCCCTCGCTGTGAATCCATGGACGATCCCGAGCGGCAGGAGGACGCTCTGAATGCCCTCGTCCCTGACAGCCCCAACAGACCGTACGATATGAAGGAACTGATCCGCATGGTGGTAGATGACGGCGAGTTCCTCGAGGTTCAGGAACATTTTGCCCAGAATATGGTGGTCGGCTTCGGACGGTTGGGGGGACAGTCGGTCGGGTTTGTCGCTAACCAGCCCATAGCGCTGGCCGGATGCCTCGACGTCGGCTCGTCTGTGAAGGCGGCCCGCTTCATCCGCTTTTGTGATGCCTTCAACATTCCTATCATTACGTTGGAGGACGTTCCCGGCTATTTACCGGGTACGGCTCAGGAACATGGCGGCATCATTAAGCACGGCGCGAAGTTGCTATACGCCTATGGAGAGGCGACGGTACCGAAAATCACTATCATCGTGCGAAAGGCCTACGGGGGCGCCTATTGTGTGATGGGTAGTAAGCATATGCGAGCCGATATTAACTTCGCCTATCCGACGGCGGAAATCGCGGTCATGGGACCCGAAGGGGCGGTGAACATCCTGCATAAGCGGAAGATCGCTGAGGAGGTTGATGTCGCCTCGTTCCGCGCGGAAAAGGTGGCGGAGTTCCGAGATAAGTTTGCCAATCCCTATATCGCCGCAGAGCGGGGCTATATTGATGAAGTGATCGAGCCGAAAGAAACCCGCCCAAAGCTGATCAGGGCGCTTCGGTCACTTCGGACAAAGCGCGAGACGAACCCTCCAAAGAAACATGGGAACATCCCCCTTTAA